One genomic region from Streptomyces sp. Li-HN-5-11 encodes:
- the fbaA gene encoding class II fructose-bisphosphate aldolase encodes MPIATPEVYNEMLDRAKAGKFAYPAINVTSTQTLHAALRGFAEAESDGIVQISTGGAEFLGGQYSKDMVTGAVALAEFAHIVAEKYPVNIALHTDHCPKDKLDGYVRPLIALSEKRVQAGLNPLFQSHMWDGSAETLADNLEIAQELLARAAAAKIILEVEITPTGGEEDGVSHEINDKLYTTVDDAIRTAEALGLGDKGRYLLAASFGNVHGVYKPGNVVLRPDLLKELNEGVAAKFGRPAGSQPFDFVFHGGSGSTEEEIRTALENGVVKMNIDTDTQYAFTRPVADHMFKNYDGVLKVDGEVGSKKTYDPRTWGKLAEAGMAARVVEAAQHLRSAGNKIK; translated from the coding sequence ATGCCCATCGCAACCCCCGAGGTCTACAACGAGATGCTCGACCGGGCGAAGGCAGGCAAGTTCGCCTACCCGGCCATCAACGTGACCTCGACCCAGACCCTGCACGCGGCCCTGCGCGGTTTCGCGGAGGCGGAGAGCGACGGCATCGTCCAGATCTCGACGGGTGGTGCCGAGTTCCTGGGCGGCCAGTACAGCAAGGACATGGTCACCGGTGCCGTCGCCCTCGCCGAGTTCGCGCACATCGTGGCCGAGAAGTACCCGGTCAACATCGCGCTGCACACGGACCACTGCCCGAAGGACAAGCTCGACGGGTACGTACGTCCGCTGATCGCGCTCTCCGAGAAGCGTGTCCAGGCCGGTCTCAACCCGCTGTTCCAGTCCCACATGTGGGACGGCTCCGCGGAGACCCTCGCGGACAACCTGGAGATCGCCCAGGAGCTGCTCGCCCGCGCCGCCGCCGCCAAGATCATCCTCGAGGTGGAGATCACCCCGACCGGCGGCGAGGAGGACGGCGTCAGCCACGAGATCAACGACAAGCTGTACACCACGGTCGACGACGCGATCCGCACCGCCGAGGCCCTCGGCCTGGGCGACAAGGGCCGCTACCTGCTGGCCGCCTCCTTCGGCAACGTGCACGGCGTGTACAAGCCGGGCAACGTGGTGCTCCGCCCCGACCTGCTGAAGGAGCTGAACGAGGGCGTCGCGGCGAAGTTCGGCCGCCCGGCCGGCAGCCAGCCGTTCGACTTCGTCTTCCACGGCGGCTCCGGCTCCACGGAGGAGGAGATCCGCACCGCGCTGGAGAACGGCGTGGTCAAGATGAACATCGACACGGACACCCAGTACGCCTTCACGCGTCCGGTCGCCGACCACATGTTCAAGAACTACGACGGTGTCCTCAAGGTCGACGGCGAGGTCGGCTCCAAGAAGACCTACGACCCGCGCACCTGGGGCAAGCTGGCCGAGGCGGGCATGGCGGCGCGTGTCGTCGAGGCCGCGCAGCACCTGCGCTCCGCGGGCAACAAGATCAAGTAA
- a CDS encoding MFS transporter: MPDVRLASPQGRWILLTTVLGSSMALLDSTVVNVALPRIGHDLNASLTALQWTVNAYMVTLAGLILLGGSLGDRYGRRRIFVIGVVWFAAASLLCGLAPTPGVLIAARALQGIGGALLTPGSLALIQASFRPDDRGRAVGLWSGFGGVGAAVGPFLGGWLVAGPGWRWVFLLNVPLALLCAPIAVRHVPESADERAHGRFDVLGAVLGALGLALVTYALIEARGGSLAVALTAVAGLLCAVAFVHVEKHRPDPMMPLGIFASRQFTAVNLVTLCVYAAFGGFFFLTALQLQVVAGYSPLQAGTSLLPTTALMLLFSARSGALAERIGPRVPLTVGPLLCAVAMLLMLRVGKDADYLTDVLPALLVMGTGMVTLVAPLTATVLASVDTSRAGLASGINNAAARAAGLIAVAALPLLAGMGPEAYRSADAFDAAFRRAMPICAGVLVAGAVLAFATVRRPAPDCRHPECRTHGSVTAPPLEPDRRA; this comes from the coding sequence ATGCCCGACGTCCGGCTGGCCTCGCCCCAGGGCAGGTGGATCCTGCTGACCACCGTCCTCGGCTCCAGCATGGCCCTGCTGGACTCGACCGTCGTCAACGTCGCCCTGCCACGCATCGGCCACGACCTGAACGCGAGCCTCACCGCCCTGCAGTGGACGGTCAACGCGTACATGGTCACGCTGGCCGGGCTGATCCTGCTCGGGGGTTCCCTCGGCGACCGCTACGGCCGCCGGAGGATCTTCGTCATCGGCGTCGTATGGTTCGCCGCGGCGTCCCTGCTGTGCGGGCTCGCCCCGACGCCGGGCGTGCTGATCGCCGCGCGCGCCCTGCAGGGCATCGGCGGGGCGCTCCTCACCCCCGGCTCCCTCGCTCTCATCCAGGCGTCCTTCCGTCCCGACGACCGGGGGCGGGCGGTCGGCCTGTGGTCCGGCTTCGGCGGCGTCGGCGCGGCCGTCGGCCCGTTCCTGGGCGGCTGGCTGGTGGCCGGCCCCGGCTGGCGCTGGGTGTTCCTGCTGAACGTTCCGCTGGCGCTGCTGTGCGCGCCCATCGCCGTCCGGCACGTTCCGGAGTCCGCCGACGAGCGTGCGCACGGCCGCTTCGACGTGCTCGGCGCGGTCCTCGGCGCCCTGGGGCTCGCCCTGGTGACGTACGCCCTGATCGAGGCCCGCGGCGGCTCACTGGCCGTCGCCCTCACGGCGGTGGCCGGGCTGCTGTGCGCCGTCGCCTTCGTCCACGTCGAGAAGCACCGCCCCGACCCGATGATGCCGCTCGGGATCTTCGCCTCGCGGCAGTTCACCGCGGTCAACCTGGTCACCCTGTGCGTGTACGCGGCCTTCGGCGGGTTCTTCTTCCTCACCGCGCTCCAGCTGCAGGTCGTGGCGGGCTACTCGCCCCTCCAGGCCGGTACGTCCCTGCTGCCGACGACCGCTTTGATGCTGCTGTTCTCGGCCCGCTCGGGCGCCCTGGCCGAACGCATCGGCCCCCGCGTCCCCCTCACCGTCGGCCCTCTGCTCTGCGCGGTGGCGATGCTGCTGATGCTGAGGGTCGGCAAGGACGCGGACTACCTCACCGACGTGCTGCCCGCCCTGCTGGTGATGGGCACGGGGATGGTCACCCTGGTTGCCCCGCTGACCGCCACCGTCCTCGCCTCGGTGGACACCTCCCGCGCCGGTCTGGCCAGCGGCATCAACAACGCGGCCGCCCGTGCGGCCGGCCTGATCGCGGTGGCCGCGCTGCCGCTGCTGGCCGGGATGGGCCCGGAGGCGTACCGCTCGGCGGACGCGTTCGACGCGGCGTTCCGCCGGGCGATGCCGATCTGCGCGGGGGTGCTGGTGGCGGGGGCGGTGCTGGCCTTCGCGACGGTCCGCCGCCCGGCGCCGGACTGCCGTCACCCGGAGTGCCGCACGCACGGCTCGGTGACGGCACCCCCGCTGGAGCCGGACCGCCGGGCCTGA
- a CDS encoding polyamine aminopropyltransferase, which translates to MIEPHAPAPPRSAPPWSGPARLPVRPGTGRFLVLAGVFVCAACGLVYELELVALASYLIGDSVTQASVVLSVMVFAMGVGSLAAKRLRRHAAIGFGAIEATLALVGGCSAMALYAVFAWTGDWGGMWADGPRCLLVVFSLAMGLLIGAEVPLLMELIQRIRRQDAGGAVADLFAADYVGALAGGLAFPFLLLPLLGQLTGALLTGAVNVVAGGALVLGLFRRDLTRRGRWLLLVANLAVLGLLASAAALVGDFERAARHAVYGRDVRVAVQTGVQEVVLTGGTRGRPLDLFLDGRLRVSGHDERRYHEALVRPAMAGPHARVLILGGGDGLAAREVLLHPGVRRVDIVELDPDIVRLARRDPALARLNGHAYADPRVHVTTADAFCRLRAVPPASYDVVIEDLPDPGITASTKLYAQEFYGLARRALAPGGRLVVHAGPFSARPRVFWTVEATIRAAGLRTAPYRVGGRDAGFAAGPDRTTGASRGRRDWGFVLAARTRPALRLDPRAPRPRTLTPAALAADARAAARTRVPDLPPSTLINPRYAG; encoded by the coding sequence GTGATCGAACCGCACGCCCCGGCCCCGCCCCGCTCGGCGCCCCCCTGGAGCGGCCCCGCGCGGCTGCCCGTCCGGCCGGGAACCGGCAGGTTCCTCGTGCTCGCGGGCGTCTTCGTCTGCGCGGCCTGCGGACTCGTGTACGAACTCGAACTCGTCGCGCTGGCCTCGTACCTGATCGGCGACTCGGTCACCCAGGCGTCCGTCGTGCTGTCCGTCATGGTGTTCGCGATGGGCGTCGGCTCGCTCGCCGCGAAGCGGCTGCGCCGGCACGCCGCCATCGGCTTCGGCGCGATCGAGGCCACGCTCGCCCTCGTCGGCGGCTGCAGCGCCATGGCGCTGTACGCGGTGTTCGCCTGGACCGGCGACTGGGGCGGGATGTGGGCGGACGGCCCGCGCTGCCTGCTGGTCGTCTTCTCCCTCGCCATGGGCCTGCTGATCGGCGCCGAGGTGCCGCTGCTGATGGAGCTGATCCAGCGCATCCGCCGCCAGGACGCGGGCGGCGCCGTCGCCGACCTGTTCGCCGCGGACTACGTCGGCGCGCTCGCCGGCGGCCTCGCCTTCCCGTTCCTTCTCCTGCCGCTGCTCGGCCAGTTGACCGGCGCGCTGCTCACCGGCGCGGTCAACGTGGTGGCCGGCGGCGCCCTCGTCCTCGGCCTGTTCCGGCGCGACCTCACCCGGCGCGGCCGCTGGCTGCTGCTGGTCGCCAACCTCGCCGTGCTCGGCCTGCTCGCCTCGGCCGCCGCCCTGGTCGGCGACTTCGAACGGGCGGCACGGCACGCGGTGTACGGCCGGGACGTCCGGGTGGCGGTGCAGACCGGCGTGCAGGAGGTGGTCCTCACCGGCGGCACCCGCGGCCGCCCCCTGGATCTGTTCCTCGACGGGCGGCTGCGCGTCAGCGGCCACGACGAGCGCCGCTACCACGAGGCGCTCGTCCGCCCGGCGATGGCCGGCCCGCACGCGCGCGTGCTGATCCTCGGCGGCGGCGACGGCCTGGCCGCCCGCGAGGTCCTGCTCCATCCCGGCGTGCGCCGGGTGGACATCGTCGAACTCGATCCGGACATCGTCCGGCTGGCGCGCCGCGACCCGGCCCTCGCCCGGCTGAACGGGCACGCGTACGCCGACCCGCGCGTGCACGTGACCACGGCCGACGCCTTCTGCCGGCTGCGCGCGGTACCACCGGCCTCGTACGACGTGGTGATCGAGGACCTGCCCGACCCCGGCATCACGGCGAGCACGAAGCTCTACGCGCAGGAGTTCTACGGCCTGGCCCGGCGCGCCCTCGCCCCCGGCGGGCGGCTGGTGGTGCACGCGGGCCCGTTCTCCGCCCGCCCGCGCGTGTTCTGGACGGTGGAGGCGACGATCCGCGCGGCCGGGCTGCGCACCGCCCCCTACCGGGTGGGCGGCCGGGATGCAGGTTTCGCCGCCGGGCCGGACCGCACGACGGGCGCCTCGCGCGGGCGCCGCGACTGGGGCTTCGTCCTGGCCGCCCGTACGCGCCCCGCACTGCGCCTGGACCCGCGGGCCCCCCGCCCGCGCACGCTCACCCCCGCCGCCCTCGCGGCCGATGCCCGCGCCGCGGCCCGCACCCGCGTCCCGGACCTGCCCCCGTCGACGCTGATCAACCCGCGGTACGCCGGCTGA
- a CDS encoding pyridoxal phosphate-dependent aminotransferase, with product MAAMTSSARPPLNRRLAEFGTTIFAEMSALALSTGSINLGQGFPDTDGPEEIREAAVRALRDGRGNQYPPGPGVPELRTAVAAHQQRRYGLTYDPDTEVLVTAGATEAIAAALLALLEPGDEVVALEPYYDSYAACIAMAGGRRVPVTLRPHEGAFRLDLDELRAAVTGRTRLLLINTPHNPTGTVLTREELAAIAELAVERDLLVVADEVYEHLVFDDAEHVPLATFPGMRERTVTIGSAGKTFSFTGWKVGWVTAAPGLVAAVRSAKQFLTYVASGPFQYAVAEALALPEAYFADFRADMLVKRDLLAGGLERAGFKVFRPAGTYFITTDIRPLGESDGFAFCRALPERCGVVAIPNAVFYDHREQGAPFVRFAFCKRTRVLEEAVSRLGTPAG from the coding sequence ATGGCCGCCATGACCTCCAGCGCACGCCCGCCCCTCAACCGCCGGCTCGCCGAGTTCGGGACGACGATCTTCGCCGAGATGTCCGCCCTGGCTCTGTCGACCGGGTCGATCAACCTGGGGCAGGGATTCCCCGACACCGACGGTCCCGAGGAGATCCGGGAGGCGGCCGTCCGGGCGCTGCGCGACGGGCGCGGCAACCAGTACCCGCCGGGACCGGGCGTCCCCGAGCTGCGTACCGCGGTCGCGGCGCACCAGCAGCGGCGCTACGGCCTCACGTACGACCCGGACACGGAGGTGCTCGTCACCGCGGGCGCCACCGAGGCGATCGCCGCCGCGCTGCTCGCGCTCCTCGAACCCGGGGACGAGGTCGTCGCCCTGGAGCCGTACTACGACTCCTACGCGGCCTGCATCGCGATGGCGGGCGGCCGGCGGGTGCCGGTGACGCTGCGCCCGCACGAGGGAGCGTTCCGGCTGGACCTCGACGAGCTGCGCGCCGCGGTGACCGGCCGGACCCGGCTGCTGCTGATCAACACCCCGCACAACCCGACCGGCACGGTGCTCACCCGTGAGGAACTGGCCGCGATCGCGGAGCTGGCCGTCGAGCGCGATCTGCTGGTGGTGGCGGACGAGGTCTACGAGCACCTCGTCTTCGACGACGCCGAGCACGTGCCGCTGGCCACGTTCCCCGGGATGCGCGAGCGGACGGTGACGATCGGCTCGGCGGGCAAGACCTTCTCCTTCACCGGGTGGAAGGTCGGCTGGGTGACGGCGGCGCCCGGCCTGGTGGCGGCGGTGCGGTCGGCGAAGCAGTTCCTGACGTATGTGGCGTCCGGCCCGTTCCAGTACGCCGTCGCGGAGGCGCTCGCGCTGCCGGAGGCGTACTTCGCGGACTTCCGCGCGGACATGCTGGTCAAACGGGACCTGCTCGCGGGCGGCCTGGAGCGGGCGGGCTTCAAGGTCTTCCGCCCGGCCGGCACGTACTTCATCACCACCGACATCCGGCCCCTTGGTGAGAGCGACGGTTTCGCCTTCTGCCGTGCGCTGCCAGAGCGCTGCGGGGTGGTCGCGATCCCCAACGCGGTCTTCTACGACCACCGTGAGCAGGGCGCACCCTTCGTCCGCTTCGCGTTCTGCAAGCGGACACGCGTGCTGGAGGAGGCGGTCTCCCGACTCGGGACGCCGGCCGGCTGA
- a CDS encoding SRPBCC domain-containing protein encodes MEHEVFVPVPVQRLRAALADPAQVARAVPGFQQEAGTEPVAGRLKVRIGSHSITYRGTLRIFARDDGTYAAEGDATESRGTGSVTLALILRLRDTGDGSALAFEGTASAGGRVTELPPEAVHAAVTRLLNRFAESLAAGPDEPGARPESTGPESAGSPQPAGSAESPQSAESLSTEDFAPESAGDFESTPDADDAPVPPPTEPAEHTSVFDTEVPPPSLGEDPEDLEDLEDAEGPEAPEPAEGAAEVPEDFDAADEPPAEAAHARRTMIGRSAEEVDHAPPRGRYAPVPAPLTVSASPTLRWAAPAAALVVASAIVVGRALRRRR; translated from the coding sequence ATGGAGCACGAGGTGTTCGTTCCGGTTCCGGTCCAGCGGCTGCGGGCGGCGCTCGCCGACCCCGCTCAGGTGGCCCGGGCGGTCCCCGGGTTCCAGCAGGAGGCGGGCACCGAACCCGTCGCCGGGCGCCTGAAGGTGCGGATCGGCAGCCACTCGATCACCTACCGCGGCACCCTGCGCATCTTCGCCCGCGACGACGGCACGTACGCGGCCGAGGGCGACGCGACCGAATCCCGCGGCACCGGTTCGGTCACCCTCGCGCTCATCCTCCGCCTTCGCGACACCGGCGACGGCTCGGCCCTCGCCTTCGAGGGCACCGCCTCCGCGGGCGGCCGCGTCACCGAGCTGCCCCCCGAGGCGGTGCACGCCGCCGTGACCCGCCTGCTGAACCGTTTCGCGGAGAGTCTGGCCGCGGGACCGGACGAGCCCGGCGCCCGGCCGGAGAGCACCGGGCCGGAGTCGGCCGGGTCCCCCCAGCCCGCCGGGTCGGCGGAGTCCCCGCAGTCCGCCGAGTCCCTGTCCACGGAGGACTTCGCCCCCGAGTCGGCCGGCGACTTCGAGAGCACCCCGGACGCCGACGACGCGCCGGTGCCACCGCCCACGGAGCCCGCCGAGCACACCTCGGTCTTCGACACCGAGGTACCCCCGCCTTCCCTCGGCGAGGACCCGGAGGACCTGGAAGACCTTGAGGACGCGGAGGGCCCGGAGGCCCCGGAGCCGGCAGAGGGCGCCGCAGAGGTCCCGGAGGACTTCGACGCGGCCGACGAGCCGCCCGCCGAGGCGGCGCACGCGCGGCGGACGATGATCGGGCGCAGCGCGGAGGAGGTGGACCACGCCCCGCCGCGTGGCCGCTACGCCCCCGTCCCCGCCCCGCTCACCGTCTCCGCCAGCCCCACCCTGCGCTGGGCGGCCCCCGCGGCGGCCCTGGTCGTGGCGTCGGCGATCGTCGTGGGCCGCGCGCTCAGACGCCGCCGCTGA
- a CDS encoding aldose 1-epimerase, translating to MSNEDITLTAGDAEVTVQPGNGGRVGGLRVGGLELLRQGERFGCFPMVPWCGRIRGGRFGDGATVHQMPLNSPPHAIHGTARDGVWRTVRSAPDEVVITYDLADPWPYRGMVTQAVALTEDSLTLTMSVETHDSSFPAQIGWHPWFNRNLGGAGAQDVRLDFSPAWQEERGDDHLPTGHRVDPRPGPWDDCFGMPGGVDVTLTWPGQLELKVTSREEWVVVYDEQRAAVCVEPQTGPPNGLNTHPHLVTLLEPLEATTTWSWRRL from the coding sequence GTGAGTAACGAAGACATCACGCTGACCGCGGGCGACGCGGAAGTGACCGTGCAGCCGGGCAACGGAGGCCGCGTCGGAGGACTGCGCGTCGGCGGCCTGGAACTGCTCCGCCAGGGCGAGCGCTTCGGCTGCTTCCCGATGGTCCCCTGGTGCGGCCGGATCCGCGGCGGCCGCTTCGGGGACGGGGCCACCGTCCACCAGATGCCGCTGAACTCCCCGCCGCACGCCATCCACGGCACCGCGCGCGACGGCGTCTGGCGCACCGTCCGCAGCGCACCGGACGAGGTCGTCATCACCTACGACCTCGCCGACCCCTGGCCCTACCGCGGCATGGTCACCCAGGCGGTCGCGCTGACCGAGGACTCCCTGACGCTGACGATGTCCGTGGAGACGCACGACTCCTCCTTCCCGGCCCAGATCGGCTGGCACCCGTGGTTCAACCGCAACCTCGGCGGGGCCGGCGCCCAGGACGTCCGGCTGGACTTCAGCCCCGCCTGGCAGGAGGAGCGCGGCGACGACCACCTGCCCACCGGTCACCGCGTCGACCCCAGGCCCGGCCCGTGGGACGACTGCTTCGGCATGCCCGGCGGTGTCGACGTCACGCTCACCTGGCCCGGACAGCTCGAGCTGAAGGTGACCAGCCGTGAGGAGTGGGTCGTCGTGTACGACGAGCAGCGGGCCGCGGTGTGTGTGGAGCCGCAGACCGGACCGCCCAACGGTCTGAACACCCACCCGCATCTGGTCACGCTGCTGGAACCGCTGGAGGCCACGACGACCTGGTCCTGGCGTCGCCTTTAG
- the pyrE gene encoding orotate phosphoribosyltransferase, with product MPSGARGELLQQIKDKAVVHGKVTLSSGKEADYYVDLRRITLDGVAAPLVGQVMLDLTEDLEYEAVGGLTLGADPVATAMLHASAARGKTLDAFVVRKAGKAHGLQRRIEGTEVAGRRVLAVEDTSTTGGSVLTAVEALREAGAEVVAVATIVDRATGAAEAVAEKAGVPYVFAYSKDDLGLD from the coding sequence ATGCCGTCGGGCGCGCGCGGCGAGCTGCTGCAGCAGATCAAGGACAAGGCCGTGGTGCACGGCAAGGTGACGCTGTCGTCGGGCAAGGAGGCCGACTACTACGTCGACCTCCGCCGCATCACCCTCGACGGCGTGGCCGCGCCGCTGGTCGGTCAGGTCATGCTCGACCTGACCGAGGACCTGGAGTACGAGGCGGTCGGCGGCCTGACCCTGGGCGCCGACCCGGTGGCCACCGCGATGCTGCACGCCTCCGCCGCGCGCGGGAAGACGCTCGACGCGTTCGTCGTCCGCAAGGCGGGCAAGGCGCACGGGCTGCAGCGCCGTATCGAGGGCACCGAGGTCGCGGGCCGTCGCGTCCTGGCCGTGGAGGACACCTCCACCACCGGCGGCTCGGTGCTGACCGCCGTCGAGGCGCTGCGCGAGGCCGGCGCGGAGGTCGTCGCGGTCGCCACGATCGTCGACCGGGCGACGGGCGCCGCCGAGGCGGTCGCCGAGAAGGCCGGGGTGCCGTACGTGTTCGCGTACTCGAAGGACGACCTGGGCCTGGACTGA